In the genome of uncultured Sphaerochaeta sp., the window CTGTAGATACACATCATTCACATCCTCGGAATACAGCTGGGCAAGGGTAACGACAACCATCTCCTTGGCGACCCACCCTGTGGCAATACCCACTGTCGGTCTCCACGCCCCAAACCCCAGGGGCTTGAAGATCGGGGCAACAGCCTTGCCCACAGAGGCAAGCAGGGAGTCATCCATATCCGAAAGGACGGTACCCTGTTCCAAGCGGTGTTCTGCAGTAAAGGAAGAGAGGCTGAAATTGGAGAGCGCCCAAATAAGGATGGTGGCGGCAAGAATGACCGTACCTGCTTTCTGCACGAAACCCTTCACCTTCTCATACCCATGGATCCAGACCGAGCGCAAGGTGGGAAGCCTGTACTGGGGCAGCTCCATCAGGAAATTGGAGACCTGCCCCTTGTACGCAATGCGGTTGATCACCAGCGAGACGAGAATGGAGACTGCAAGACTGAGCAGATAGAGGAAGAAGAGCACCACCGTCTTGTTCCCATCCGCAAAGAAGAGTGATACGAACATGATGAAGATCGGGAGTTTCGCACCACACGGCATAAAGCCGCACAGCAGGGTGGTGATCCTCCTGTCCTTCTCACTGTCCAGGGTTCTGGTTGCCATGATGGCGGGAACCGAACACCCGAAGCCCATGAGCAAGGGAATGAAGGAGCGACCCGAAAGGCCGAACCGGCGGAAGATCCGGTCCATGACAAAGGCGACACGAGCCATATAGCCACTGTCCTCAAGAAAGCTCATCAACAGGTAGAGCACCAGGATCAAGGGAAGGAAGCCGATGATCGCCCCCAACCCCTCAAGCACCCCATCCACCACCAGACTGTATGCCCAGTCGGCTGCCCCCAACGAGAGCAGAAGGGAAGCAGTGAAATCCGTGATGGCGCCCCAGAGGAACTCCACCAAGGTTGCAAGGGCAACCCCGGGACTGCTCAGACCGGGGATGAAGAGGAAGTTTTCGCTGAAGGTGGCGGCAAACAACAGATACATGACCAGAGCAAAGACAGGGAGGGCAAAAAAGCGGTGGGTGAGAATCTTGTCCAGCTTGTCACTGCGATTCTCCTGTACCGCACCCGATTCCCCCTTGCTCCTTACAACCGCCTGTTCCACAAAACCGGTGATGAAGGAGTACCTGCGATCGGCAAGGGTATCCTCATCCACACTCCCTGAAAGCGAGTAGAGGGGAATCTTCTTGGGCCGTCTGTTTGTGCTTATGGTATGCCTGACCTCATGCATCAGCTCATCAAGGCCCTTGCCCTTTCTTGCCTCAAGGGGGACGACGGCAACCCCAAGTTCCGCTTCGAGACGCTTGCAATCTATGCTCTCACCCTTCTCACGCACCTCATCCATCATATTGATGGCAAGAACGGTAGGAATACCGGTTTCGAGAATCTGGAGAGCAAGATAGAGATTACGCTCAAGACTTGTCCCATCAAGGACATCGATGACACAGGCCGGCCTCTCCTCAACGATGTAGGTACGGGTGATGATCTCCTCAGCGCTGTAAGGATTGAGCGAATAGGTTCCCGGCAAATCAAGGACGGAAAAAGAGGCATCTTTTGTGTAGATTCCCTCTTTCTTGTCAACGGTCACTCCCGGCCAGTTCCCGACATGCTGTCGTGATCCGGTAAGAGCGTTGAATACGGTTGTCTTGCCGGAATTGGGATTTCCGGCAAGGGCGATGGTAGTGGACATGGGTTCTCCTTCATATAGTTAGTTATGTCTAACTTTATGTTCAAAAAAAAGATTACAGTTTCTCTACCTCAATAAGTGCAGCGTCATGCCGTCTCAAACTGAGATTATACCCACGAAGAGACAGATCCAACGGATCGCCGAGTGGGGCCACTTTGATCAACTGTATCTCCACCTTTGGGGTGATACCCATATCCAGAATGCGCTGCCGCATCGCTCCCTGGGTGCCGATTGTGAGCACCCTCGCCCTCTCTCCAGGACGCAATTCTCCTAGTGTCATCGTGATTATCTCCTCGTATTGCTACGTTGTTATGCTACATCAATCCGGTGTGCCAATCCTCGATTGAGGGCAAGACGCACACCTTTGAGCAAGAGGATGAGCCCTTCATTGGTATTTCCCACAATGTGAACACTCTGGCCGGTCACAAAACCGAGATCCATCAGATGGCGTTTGAGCTCTTCATCAGCATGCAGACTCACAATCCTTCGTGTTTCACCGACTTGGGCATACGGAAGCGGCATAGAAATCCTCCATTGTTAGCTATTACTAACTTATGGGTCATTTATACCGTTCCTCTTTGCCTTATGTCAAGTGAAATTTTCTTACCAATCAATCTCACAACGATCACGCCCTGCCATCTTGGCACGATACAGCGCTTTATCGGCACGCTTGAGTGCTTGTTGCTCGTTCTCATCAGCCTCACGGAAGGTGGAGATGCCTACGGAAATGGTAAGAGAGAAGGAAGCTCCCTCACTGGAAACATCCACAGCCCTTGCAGTCTCCAGCAAGGTGGTGGAGATGCGTTCAAGGTCCTTCTCTTCTGTTTTGCTGCAGACGACCAGGAACTCATCGCCACCCAGACGGAACAATGAATCGGTACTGCAGACAACATGCTCCAGAGAGCGACAGAGCTGAACGAGTGTCCTATCGCCGATATCATGCCCATAGGTATCGTTGATATGCTTGAAATAATCGATATCAAAGAGCGCCAGCAATACCGGCTTCTGGTCACGCTTGAACTGAATGAACATATCCTTGACCAACGACTCCGCGTAACGACGGTTTCCGATGCCGGTAAGGGTATCTTGGTTGGCTTGCAACTGCAAAACCTGGGTATCCTTCTTGCTCTTGCGCTTCTCGATGATCATGAGCAGCACGGAATTGAAGATAAAGAGCCCAAGCACCAGGAACATGAACAAGGGAGTGGTTTGCCGCAGGACTACTGAACTCTGATAGTTGGTCTCATCAATATAGGCGGAGAGATCATCAAGATGAATCCCCATGGCCACAATCCAATTGTAGTCCTTGTAGAGCTTGGCGTAGGTGAGTTTCTCCGAAATCTCCTTGCTGTCCTTCTTCTGGAAGTAGTACGTGAAGAACAGCTCCCCGTTCTGTTTCACCCCCTCAAGCTCGGTTTTGTAAGGAGTGTTCCCCCTGATATCGGTCATGTTGGTGGAAAGCAGGGTCCCAACCGTATCACGCAGGTTGGGATGGATCCTTCGGATGGCATAGTCATCCCCACCTTCCCAGTTGACCACTTCGTTGACCCAGATATAGGAGTTCTCCGAGTAGGCAGAGCCATAGATCTCTTCGGTGATGAACCCTTTCACCTCAGCTTCTATGACCGTTTGGGGAATGCCAAGAAAGAGAGTATACGGAGCAAACGAACGAATCCTGTGGATGGGATAGTCGGCAAGAAGGGTGTCCACCACCTCAACCGGGACTTCACCTTCAGCTACCAGGTCATGGGTATCGAGAATCACAGCCCCGCTCTCCTTTTCCCAAAGGATGACCGTCCAAGCTGCATTGGCTGTATTGGAAAAGTAAGAGGTGGCTCTTCCCAAAAAACCATCACCGGTTGTATAGGCGTTGTCAAGGAGTGAAAGCTTCCGCTCCAGCTCGGCCTCATAGCGCTGGTTGGTGATGGTGCGTTGTGTATCAATGCGTTTAATCTGGTTCTGAACCGAATCATACAGGAATTGCCGCTTCAATTGTCCGATGCTCTGGGCAGTCTGTGTCCGGTATACCGATTCAATCCGAAAAACCGTTGCAAGGCTTAAGGTCAACAGCAATAGGGAGGTGATGAGAATAAGGGTGGTGCTCGTAGTCCATAACCTATGCTTCATGTACACCTCTTATTGCATAATCATACCACAGGTACAAAGCTTGGGCAATGTGAGAAGTTTGACTGGCGGTTATCCACAAGTTAACAGTGCAACAATCCGGCGATCGTCCGCAAACAAAATGAAGCTAAGTAGCGTTGCAAGGTAACTTACCAAGCGCGGCAAGTGCGGGCATTGCTTGTGGATAACTTGTTGACAACTCGTTTGCAAAGTGTAAATGCAACACTGTCCCAATCCATATGAAAGTGAATGAATCCTATATAAAAATTCAACTGAAGTTGTGAGGTAGGAATTGCTCTATATCATTTTATTATATGAAGTTGTCATTCCTTGCAGATACGTCCGGATAAGACCTGCAACAGAGGGAAACTTCTCCCATGTTCCCTATGCACAAACCTTGTGCACAAGGGGTTGTGGATAACTTGTGGATAACTTTGGGATAGGGTTGTGGACAACCGTGTGAACTCTTGGAAAAACAGGGAATTAGGCAAGCCGTTCGATGTCCAGGCCAAGGGCCTGCAACTTGCCGCTGAGGTTCTCATATCCCCGTTCAATCTGGTAGATATTCTCGATGGTACTCTGTCCCTGGGCGCAGACGGCGGCAATGACAAGCGCCATTCCTGCACGGACATCAGGGCTGCTCACCTGTGATCCTACCAGCTGGCTTGGCCCGTTGACCACAGCCCGGTGAGGATCGCACAGAATGATGTCGGCTCCCATGCGTATCAGCCAATCGACGAAATACATCCTCGATTCAAACATCTTCTCATGGATGAGGATGGAGCCCTCCATCTGGGTTGCACAGACGGTGATGATGCTCAAAAGATCAGCAGGAAAGCCCGGCCAGGGGGCATCATCAATCTTCGCCGTATGACCTCCCACTTCCTTGCAAAGGATTCTCTTCTGCTTGCGGGGAACAAGAATCGATGAGGGTCCGTCCTCAACAAACCGGATTCCGATCCGCTCAAAGCCCAACCTGATCATCCTCAGATGCTCATGCTCCACACCCTTGATGAGCATCTGGCCACCGCTTGCTCCGGCAAGCCCTATGAACGATCCCGCCTCCATGTAGTCGCTGCCGATCTTGAATGAGCATCCATGCAAATGGCTTTTTCCCCTGACCAGAAGACGGTTCGATCCTACGCCTTCGATGGACGATCCCATACATTGCAGCAAGTTGCACAAATCTTGCACATGCGGCTCGCTTGCAGCATTGCTGATGATGCTCTCCCCCTGGGCAAGGCTTGCCGCCATAAGCACATTTTCGGTGGCTGTCACCGAAGCTTCATCCAGGAAAATATCACCACCCTTGAGCCGGCTTTGGCTTGCCTTGATGTGGATCTCTCCCTCATCGGAGATGCTGCATACGGAACCCAGGGCCCCAAGCCCAAGGAAATGGGTATCCAATCTCCTTAGTCCTATCACATCGCCTCCGGGGGGAGTAAGGCGGACTTCCTCATTGGTAGCAAGGAGGGGCCCAAGCAGAAGGATCGAGCCCCGCACCGCCTCTACAAGCGAACGCTTGAGAGCCCCGCTGCGGCTGCCGCTGGTAATGGTATAGGTGTGGGTATCTTCCTGGATAATGGTGGACCCAAGGCTCCTGAGCAACTGGACCATGACCTGCACATCCTCGATATCCGGCACATTTTCCAAGCGAACCGGCTCATCGGTAAGCAAGGTCGCAGCAAGGCAAGGGAGCGCACTGTTCTTGTTGCCTCCCACCTTCACCTCTCCACTGGCTGCCTTCCCACCGATAATCTGATACGACGCCATGATGTCCTCCAAACCCATCCTATCCTTGCCCCATCACTTTCGCAAGGTCCTTGTTGAATTCTCCCCTCGGTCAATGGTAGAATGTGCGTACATGAAACGGCAGGAACACAGGGTCTATGGAATCGGGAACCCACTCATTGACATCATCGTAAGTGTCGAGGAGCAAGATATCACAGACCTGGGAATCCACAAGGGAACGATGGCTCTCATCTCCAAGGACCGGATGGAAGAACTGCTGCAACTGAGCAAGGAACGGCAAACCTCCTACTCCTGTGGGGGCAGCTGTCCGAATACCATCATAGCCCTCGCCTCCCTTGGTGTTGATGCAACCCTTGCAGGAAAGGTCGGCTCCGACGAGAACGGAGTCATCTACCGCACCAGGCTGAAAGAGCTCGGAGTCCATGATGAGCTGGTGGTCACCAAAGAGGAGATGACCGGTTCCACCGTCATCCTCATCACTCCTGACAGCGAACGCAGCATGAACACCTTTTTGGGTGCGAATCGCCTCTATGCAGAAACGGATGTGGAGGAACAAACGGTTGCCGAGGCGGATTTCTTCCATTTCACCGGCTACATGTGGGACACCCAGAGCCAGCAGGCTGCCATCATGAAGGCCTTGGGCATTGCGAAAAGCAATCAGACCGTTGTTTCCTTCGATCTCGCAGATCCTTTTGCAGTGGGGCGATACCGTGAACCATTCATCAAGCTGATCACCGAATACTGCGACATCGTGTACGCCAACCGGGAGGAAGCACGCATACTCTTTGACAACTACGACCCCTATGAGTGCTGCCGCTCGATGGGAAAGCTCTGCAGGACCGCCATCGTAAAGAATGGGAAGAAGGGTTCCTACATCAGCCATGAGGGCAAGATCATCTCCATCCCGGTGAAAGGCCCGGTCGTCCCTGTTGACACTACCGGAGCCGGCGATGTCTATGCTGCCGGCTTTCTGTACGGACAGTACCACGACTTCAGTATTGAGGAGTCGGGTATCATAGCATCCATCCTTGCCGGAGAGATCATCACCCAGCGGGGAGCCCAGTTCAGCAATGAGAAGGCAGCCCAACTCAGGCAGCTCTTCGCCTCAGGAGCGTGGAGAACGCTGTAGCAGAGGTTTGGCCAGAAGCAGGATCCCGGCAATACCAAGCGCTGCCACCACCTTCCAGAACATGCTGATATCCCCAACCAGAAACAGAAGGCTGGCTGCAAGATTGGCCAACAGCCCACCCCCCTGCAATGAGAAGGAGCTGAGGCTTGAGAGTGAGGAACGTACCGAATCATCAGCTTCCTCGTTCAGCAGGAACAAGCCAACCACACTCATGATGCCCAACACCAGATAGATCAGCACATACCACACAAGAAAGCTGCGTATGGTAGCGGAGAACGAGAGCAACGCAAGCAGGGAAAAAACCATCAGGCTGGCGAAGAGATAGAGACGCTTGGGGTTCATTTTGTGCATCAGGTGCTTGCCGGCAAAGGAACCAAGCACACTGACGGCAAAGATGGAAGCTGCAATCAGGCCAAGTATCCACAACTGGGAATCCGAATCAAACAGATCCCTCAAAAAGGGTTGCCAGTAACTCTCAAGGCTGGCGAGCAGGAGCCCTTGCAGAAGAACACTCAGGATGTAAGCCACAAGGAAGGGATGCGAGCCCAGTATTTTAAGCAGACGAGCAGTCTGGCCCATTCCGCTCGTTTCCGGCCGCTCACAGCGTGCAGATTCTGCAATAAGAAAGGGTAGAAGGAGGAGGTTGAGAAGCAGCAAAACCAACCGAGCTCCCACCACATAGAAGGTAAGCCCAGGGCCCGAGGTTCCCAGACTGAGCAAAAATCCTCCGGCAAGTGACCCGATGCTGAGACAGAGGGATGAGTTGACCTCCATGGCAAGAACCAGATCGCCCAGCTTTTTGCCCGAATCACGGCCAGCTTCCAAATAGAGCGCATCGAGACTTCCGCTCCCAAAGGCTCGTCCCAAACCGCTGAAGCCAAATCCTAGGCAGAGAAGAGGAAAGGAAGAAGCAAAGAACAATGCTGTTCCGATTGAGGAAAACAGGAGGCCCAGGGCAAAACAGCGCTGTCTGCCATGGGTATCGGCAAACATGCCGCTGGGTACTTCAAAGAGCATCACCACCACAGAATAGATGACCATGGCAAGACTCAGATGCGCAAGGCTGTACTGCTTGCTTACCACGATCAGGCTCATGGCCGGAATACTCAGCCCCAAGGCAAAGAAGGAGATCCCGAGCAGGATAAGGTAGGAAGCAGCGTGGAATCTCCTAGGCATGATAGGCCACCAAGGAGTAGACGTATGCCTCCTTCCCCTCCCCGTGCTTCTCATGCTCCTGTACAAAGCTTCGGATGATCCGATAGAGCTGGTCCGCCTCCTCCTTGCTCAGATGCACTACACCCGAAAGCTGGTCAGCCATGAAGTGCCCTGACTCATCCGTATGGTTTCTGGGCTTGGAAAAGAGGTCATCACGTATCTTTTTGGCGACAAAGTCGGAAACAAGCTTCTGTTTCTCTTCCCCAAGGGATGCAAAACTGACGGTGACCAACGTCTTTCGGTAGAACGTAGCCGTAATGCCATGGATCAATTCGGTATGATCGACTTCCACCAAGCCCAACTCCTGGAGACGGAGCAGATGGTGCTTTGCACTTGATGGTTGCATGGAAAGTGCATCACTGACTTGTTTCGCTGTCATGCATGCATGGACCGAAAGGAGGTGCAGTATCTGCTGGCGCTTGGGGTGCATGAAAATCTCGAGGTCCTTTTCTGTTTTCAAAAGAAGTGTCTTCATAACAATCTATATATCATAACAATTATTGTTATGTAAAGAGCGGTTCCTCTGCCCTTGTACATTTTTTTTGTCCTTGGTATTATCAAACCCAATGACGTCGATTTGACAGCCTCCCGGCTTGCGGGCGTCACTAAAGAAACTTGCTAAAAGGGGAGCGCAGCAATTCATTGAGTTGAGTTCCTCCTTCCGCAGTTCCAAAGGAAGGGTATATGCTGACACACGGTTCACACATTTTCACCTCAGAATCAGTAAGCGAAGGACATCCAGACAAGGTCTGCGACCAGATATCGGATGCAGTCCTTGATGCTTGTCTCGCCCAGGACCCCCACAGCCGCGTTGCCTGTGAGGTCTTTGCCACCACCGACATGGTCGTGGTAGGTGGAGAGATTACGACAAACGCCAGTCTGGATATTGAGCAGATTGTCCGCTCTACAGTACAGGATATCGGATACACGGAAGAGGGGTGCGGATTTGATTATCGTACGCTGAAGGTCATCAATCTCACTAAAACACAGAGTGCCGACATCTCGCTCGGCGTCACTGCCGACACATCCCTCTTCGGGGAACAGGGTGCCGGAGACCAGGGTATGATGTTCGGCTTTGCCTGCAACGAAACCAAGGAACTGATGCCGGCCCCGGTAACCTGGGCTCATCAGCTGCTCATGCGTGCAAGCCAGTTGCGAAAGGAAGGCAAGGCCTCATTCCTCCGCCCCGACGCCAAGAGCCAGGTCTCCCTGCTCTATCAGGACGGCAAACCGGTGCACATCGACTCGGTGGTCATCAGCCATCAGCATACCGATGAGGCTGACCGTGCACATCTGGTAGCCTACCTGACCAAGGAAGTCATCGAGCCGACCCTTGCACACACCGGGTTGTTGGATGAAAAAACCAAGATCTACATCAATCCCACAGGGCGTTTTGTCATCGGAGGGCCGGCCGGAGACACAGGGTTGACCGGAAGAAAAATCATTGTCGATACCTACGGTGGCATGGGCCGCCATGGTGGCGGTGCATTCAGCGGAAAAGACCCCTCAAAGGTTGACCGCAGTGCTGCCTACATGGCCCGCTTTGTGGCAAAGAATCTGGTGGCAAACAATTATTGCACCACCTGTGAGGTTCAGCTCTCCTATGCCATTGGGGTCCCGTACCCGATCTCAATCTATGTCGATACCTTCGGAACAGGAACCTTGGATGATTCCAAGTTGGAAGATTTGGTCAGGGAGAAGTTCAACCTCTCCCCGGCCGGTATCATCCGAAGCCTTGGCCTGTTGAAACCCATCTATAGGGACACGGTCAACTATGGTCATTTCGGGAAAGCCGGATTGCCCTGGGAAGAGATCATCTCCTTAGCATAAGGGCAGGGTGCATCGAACGCAGGATCCCCTCTTCCACCTCCCCCAGCACAGTCGGGGGAAGGTGGATGCGCCCGACATCCTCTTCCCTGTAGCTTGGCGGTACCCGGTAGGCATTGATCGTCCAGCTTGCTGATTGCACAAGATCTGTGGCGATCTGCCTGAGATCGGCAAACGTGAGTGTGGGGGCAAGTGTCGTCCGCACTTCCAGCTGAAACTCCTTTCTTGCTTCCTTCCAAGAAGCAAGAAGGGAGAGACTTTCCTGGACGCTCTTCGGGTCTGCACCTGCTCCCCCGATTTCCCGGTACCGTTCCCACGGGGCTTTCACATCAAGGGCTACGTAATCAATTCCGCCTTCCCCCAGCAGGGATGAAAGCATGTGGGGTCTGCTCCCATTGGTATCCAACTTGACCAAATACCCCAAAGCCTTGGCCTGCCTGATAAGCAGGCCAAGATCCTGATTGAGTGTCGGCTCTCCCCCGCTGATTACCACAGCTTGGAGGAATCCTTGCCTGCTTTTCAGGAAGTCCACTACTTCCTGATAGCCCAAAGCACCATTTACCCTCTCAATGAGTCCACGATTATGGCAGTAGAAGCAGTCATAGTTGCATCCTTGCAAGAATACGACACAACTCAGTTTTCCCGGATAGTCCAAGAAGGAGTTTGCTTCGATGGCACTGATGTTCATGAAACTTTCACCTGATAGTACACTCGCTGCCGGTGCTCTTCCCGCTTTCCCGGGTGGAAATCCTGTTTCGGTCTGAGATACCCGACCACCCTTGTCCATACCTCGGTCTTCTGCCCACATATCGGGCAGATGTCCACTTCCCCGACAAGGTATCCATGGTCCTTGCACGTTGAGAACGTCGGGGTAAGGGAGAGATAGGGCAATTTGTATCGGGTGAATGAGGTTCTGATCAGATGTTTTGCTGTCTCCACTTCCTCGATGCGCTCGGCAAGATAGAGGTGCAGAACAGTTCCTCCGGTATACTGGCACTGCAGCTCATCCTGCTTTTCCAGTGTTTCAAACAGATCGGTGGTATACCCAACAGGAAGCTGTGAGGAGTTGGTGTAGTAGCTCTCTTTCTCCCCTGCAGTGATGATCTGGGGATACGCAACCCTGTCCAAGTGAGCAAGACGGTAGCTTGCACCCTCTGCTGGGGTGGCCTCAAGATTGTAGAAATTCCCCGTCTCATCCTGATAGCCCTGGATGAGATCACGCAGCTGCTGGAGTGTCCGTAGGGCAAACTCCTGCCCCTTTTGGGTAGTAAGGGAGCCTTCCTCGCCAAAAAGATTGAGACATGCTTCCTCCATACCCACCAGACCGATTGTGCTGAAATGGTTTGCCCAGTATGACCCAAGTCTCTCCTTCACCGGTGCAAGGGAATTCTGGCTGAACGGATACATCCCTCGCTCTGTTTCCGCCTCTATGGTCTTTCGCTTGATCTCAAGACTTTGTTTGGCAAGCTCACAAAGCTCTGATAATCCATGGGAAAAAGATTGCTCATCCTGGCTCTCATACGCCAGACGCGGGAGATTGAGCGTCACCACTCCGATGGACCCGGTCAAAGGATTGGAGCCAAACAGCCCACCTCCCCGCTTACGCAATTGTGAGGTGTCCAGACGAAGCCTGCAACACATGGAAAGGGCATCCTCGGGGTCAAGATCACTGTTCACATAGTTCGAGAAATAGGGAATCCCATACTTGGCTGTCATTGCAAAGATTGCATCCACCACTTCGCTTTCCCATGGAAAATTTTTCGTCACCTTGTAGGTGGGAATCGGGAAGGTGAACACACGTGAGGAAGCATCCCCCTCTTCCATGACTTCACAGAATGCCAGATTGATGAGGTCCATCTCCTTCTGGAACTCCCCATAGGTCTGAGCCTGCAATGCACCTCCACAGAGTACCGGCTCATCCTTCAGCGAAGGGGGGACGGTGATGT includes:
- the feoB gene encoding ferrous iron transport protein B, with protein sequence MSTTIALAGNPNSGKTTVFNALTGSRQHVGNWPGVTVDKKEGIYTKDASFSVLDLPGTYSLNPYSAEEIITRTYIVEERPACVIDVLDGTSLERNLYLALQILETGIPTVLAINMMDEVREKGESIDCKRLEAELGVAVVPLEARKGKGLDELMHEVRHTISTNRRPKKIPLYSLSGSVDEDTLADRRYSFITGFVEQAVVRSKGESGAVQENRSDKLDKILTHRFFALPVFALVMYLLFAATFSENFLFIPGLSSPGVALATLVEFLWGAITDFTASLLLSLGAADWAYSLVVDGVLEGLGAIIGFLPLILVLYLLMSFLEDSGYMARVAFVMDRIFRRFGLSGRSFIPLLMGFGCSVPAIMATRTLDSEKDRRITTLLCGFMPCGAKLPIFIMFVSLFFADGNKTVVLFFLYLLSLAVSILVSLVINRIAYKGQVSNFLMELPQYRLPTLRSVWIHGYEKVKGFVQKAGTVILAATILIWALSNFSLSSFTAEHRLEQGTVLSDMDDSLLASVGKAVAPIFKPLGFGAWRPTVGIATGWVAKEMVVVTLAQLYSEDVNDVYLQQYFSAMEADELDALGFEGGIYDSEAAFDIYAESILMEGSDEKALGSIRTDIPNKGAALAYMAFNLLCMPCFAAVGAMKRELKSWKRTTGAVAIQMGTAYVVALLINLLGLLVW
- a CDS encoding ferrous iron transport protein A, giving the protein MTLGELRPGERARVLTIGTQGAMRQRILDMGITPKVEIQLIKVAPLGDPLDLSLRGYNLSLRRHDAALIEVEKL
- a CDS encoding ferrous iron transport protein A — its product is MPLPYAQVGETRRIVSLHADEELKRHLMDLGFVTGQSVHIVGNTNEGLILLLKGVRLALNRGLAHRIDVA
- a CDS encoding sensor domain-containing diguanylate cyclase; its protein translation is MKHRLWTTSTTLILITSLLLLTLSLATVFRIESVYRTQTAQSIGQLKRQFLYDSVQNQIKRIDTQRTITNQRYEAELERKLSLLDNAYTTGDGFLGRATSYFSNTANAAWTVILWEKESGAVILDTHDLVAEGEVPVEVVDTLLADYPIHRIRSFAPYTLFLGIPQTVIEAEVKGFITEEIYGSAYSENSYIWVNEVVNWEGGDDYAIRRIHPNLRDTVGTLLSTNMTDIRGNTPYKTELEGVKQNGELFFTYYFQKKDSKEISEKLTYAKLYKDYNWIVAMGIHLDDLSAYIDETNYQSSVVLRQTTPLFMFLVLGLFIFNSVLLMIIEKRKSKKDTQVLQLQANQDTLTGIGNRRYAESLVKDMFIQFKRDQKPVLLALFDIDYFKHINDTYGHDIGDRTLVQLCRSLEHVVCSTDSLFRLGGDEFLVVCSKTEEKDLERISTTLLETARAVDVSSEGASFSLTISVGISTFREADENEQQALKRADKALYRAKMAGRDRCEIDW
- the murA gene encoding UDP-N-acetylglucosamine 1-carboxyvinyltransferase produces the protein MASYQIIGGKAASGEVKVGGNKNSALPCLAATLLTDEPVRLENVPDIEDVQVMVQLLRSLGSTIIQEDTHTYTITSGSRSGALKRSLVEAVRGSILLLGPLLATNEEVRLTPPGGDVIGLRRLDTHFLGLGALGSVCSISDEGEIHIKASQSRLKGGDIFLDEASVTATENVLMAASLAQGESIISNAASEPHVQDLCNLLQCMGSSIEGVGSNRLLVRGKSHLHGCSFKIGSDYMEAGSFIGLAGASGGQMLIKGVEHEHLRMIRLGFERIGIRFVEDGPSSILVPRKQKRILCKEVGGHTAKIDDAPWPGFPADLLSIITVCATQMEGSILIHEKMFESRMYFVDWLIRMGADIILCDPHRAVVNGPSQLVGSQVSSPDVRAGMALVIAAVCAQGQSTIENIYQIERGYENLSGKLQALGLDIERLA
- a CDS encoding adenosine kinase; translated protein: MKRQEHRVYGIGNPLIDIIVSVEEQDITDLGIHKGTMALISKDRMEELLQLSKERQTSYSCGGSCPNTIIALASLGVDATLAGKVGSDENGVIYRTRLKELGVHDELVVTKEEMTGSTVILITPDSERSMNTFLGANRLYAETDVEEQTVAEADFFHFTGYMWDTQSQQAAIMKALGIAKSNQTVVSFDLADPFAVGRYREPFIKLITEYCDIVYANREEARILFDNYDPYECCRSMGKLCRTAIVKNGKKGSYISHEGKIISIPVKGPVVPVDTTGAGDVYAAGFLYGQYHDFSIEESGIIASILAGEIITQRGAQFSNEKAAQLRQLFASGAWRTL
- a CDS encoding MFS transporter, with amino-acid sequence MPRRFHAASYLILLGISFFALGLSIPAMSLIVVSKQYSLAHLSLAMVIYSVVVMLFEVPSGMFADTHGRQRCFALGLLFSSIGTALFFASSFPLLCLGFGFSGLGRAFGSGSLDALYLEAGRDSGKKLGDLVLAMEVNSSLCLSIGSLAGGFLLSLGTSGPGLTFYVVGARLVLLLLNLLLLPFLIAESARCERPETSGMGQTARLLKILGSHPFLVAYILSVLLQGLLLASLESYWQPFLRDLFDSDSQLWILGLIAASIFAVSVLGSFAGKHLMHKMNPKRLYLFASLMVFSLLALLSFSATIRSFLVWYVLIYLVLGIMSVVGLFLLNEEADDSVRSSLSSLSSFSLQGGGLLANLAASLLFLVGDISMFWKVVAALGIAGILLLAKPLLQRSPRS
- a CDS encoding helix-turn-helix domain-containing protein produces the protein MKTLLLKTEKDLEIFMHPKRQQILHLLSVHACMTAKQVSDALSMQPSSAKHHLLRLQELGLVEVDHTELIHGITATFYRKTLVTVSFASLGEEKQKLVSDFVAKKIRDDLFSKPRNHTDESGHFMADQLSGVVHLSKEEADQLYRIIRSFVQEHEKHGEGKEAYVYSLVAYHA
- the metK gene encoding methionine adenosyltransferase, which produces MLTHGSHIFTSESVSEGHPDKVCDQISDAVLDACLAQDPHSRVACEVFATTDMVVVGGEITTNASLDIEQIVRSTVQDIGYTEEGCGFDYRTLKVINLTKTQSADISLGVTADTSLFGEQGAGDQGMMFGFACNETKELMPAPVTWAHQLLMRASQLRKEGKASFLRPDAKSQVSLLYQDGKPVHIDSVVISHQHTDEADRAHLVAYLTKEVIEPTLAHTGLLDEKTKIYINPTGRFVIGGPAGDTGLTGRKIIVDTYGGMGRHGGGAFSGKDPSKVDRSAAYMARFVAKNLVANNYCTTCEVQLSYAIGVPYPISIYVDTFGTGTLDDSKLEDLVREKFNLSPAGIIRSLGLLKPIYRDTVNYGHFGKAGLPWEEIISLA
- a CDS encoding anaerobic ribonucleoside-triphosphate reductase activating protein; translated protein: MNISAIEANSFLDYPGKLSCVVFLQGCNYDCFYCHNRGLIERVNGALGYQEVVDFLKSRQGFLQAVVISGGEPTLNQDLGLLIRQAKALGYLVKLDTNGSRPHMLSSLLGEGGIDYVALDVKAPWERYREIGGAGADPKSVQESLSLLASWKEARKEFQLEVRTTLAPTLTFADLRQIATDLVQSASWTINAYRVPPSYREEDVGRIHLPPTVLGEVEEGILRSMHPALMLRR